From a single Microbacterium murale genomic region:
- a CDS encoding ABC transporter ATP-binding protein: MSVLEVRHVTKTYNVRGAGQITALDDVNFVLRSGQTIGLVGQSGSGKSTIAKILTQLETPTSGEVLLDGKPIPRRGRGLRTYRQQLRMVFQDPFASLNPYHSIRYHLERPLRLDAVVPKDETEAEVRRLLERVRLVPDAVIDRRPHELSGGQRQRVAIARALASRPKILVADEPVSMLDVSIRLGVLNLLADLQREEGLGVLYITHDLATARHFSDEIMVLNQGRIVEHGTADDVILRPQDPYTQELRAASPDPERFFADTLGGAR; this comes from the coding sequence ATGAGTGTTCTCGAGGTGCGTCACGTCACCAAGACGTACAACGTTCGCGGAGCCGGTCAGATCACCGCACTCGACGATGTGAACTTCGTGCTGCGTTCCGGGCAGACGATCGGCCTGGTCGGACAGTCCGGCAGCGGCAAGTCGACGATCGCCAAGATCCTGACGCAGTTGGAGACGCCGACAAGCGGGGAGGTGCTCCTCGACGGCAAGCCGATTCCACGCCGTGGCCGCGGGCTGCGCACGTACCGACAGCAGCTGCGGATGGTCTTCCAGGATCCGTTCGCCTCGCTGAACCCGTACCACTCGATCCGTTACCACCTCGAGCGGCCGCTGCGGCTCGATGCGGTGGTTCCCAAGGACGAGACCGAGGCGGAGGTGCGCCGGCTCCTGGAGCGCGTTCGCCTGGTTCCGGATGCCGTGATCGATCGCCGCCCGCACGAGCTGTCCGGCGGTCAGCGTCAGCGCGTCGCGATCGCCCGTGCGCTCGCCTCGCGTCCGAAGATCCTCGTCGCCGATGAGCCGGTGTCGATGCTCGACGTCTCCATCCGTCTCGGCGTGCTGAATCTGCTCGCCGACCTGCAGCGCGAGGAGGGACTCGGCGTGCTCTACATCACGCACGATCTCGCCACCGCCCGCCATTTCAGCGACGAGATCATGGTGCTCAATCAGGGGCGGATCGTGGAGCACGGCACGGCGGACGACGTCATCCTCCGGCCCCAGGATCCGTACACGCAGGAGCTGCGCGCAGCCTCCCCCGACCCCGAGCGATTCTTCGCCGACACTCTCGGAGGTGCACGATGA
- a CDS encoding ABC transporter permease, with amino-acid sequence MTAVEPQLPVTDDRPDVDAVEIGTTATKAVAGRSRIPWRFLGGRAAFYLFTLWAALTINFFLPRMMKGDAVSQYLSRNRNVSPEAADALRSLLGLDTDKTLFQQYLDYWGLLLRGDLGVSLLHGLRPVTEVVSQALPWTVGLVGFATIVSFLIGTVGGAVIGWRRGSRLEALIPVTTFLSTIPYFWLGLLAIAVFSVNLGWFPIGKAYGVGMEPGWNFEFIGQVVHHGTLPAVTIVIASLGGWMLGMRNMMLTVLDEDYITVAQAKGMPNQRVLWRYAARNAVLPQIQSFALSIGFIVGGTIVMEMVFSYPGVGKLLLDATNAKDYALMQGVFLVITLSVLVANILADVAYAFLDPRTRQTEA; translated from the coding sequence ATGACCGCCGTCGAACCCCAACTGCCCGTCACCGACGATCGACCAGACGTCGATGCCGTCGAGATCGGCACCACCGCGACGAAGGCGGTCGCCGGACGTTCCCGCATCCCGTGGCGATTCCTCGGCGGCCGCGCGGCGTTCTACCTCTTCACGCTCTGGGCTGCGCTCACGATCAACTTCTTCCTTCCTCGCATGATGAAGGGCGACGCGGTCAGTCAGTACCTCTCGCGAAACCGCAATGTCTCGCCGGAGGCCGCCGACGCTCTGCGCTCGCTGCTGGGGCTCGACACCGACAAGACGCTGTTCCAGCAGTACCTCGACTACTGGGGTCTGCTGCTGCGGGGAGATCTCGGTGTTTCTCTGCTGCATGGCCTCCGCCCTGTCACCGAGGTGGTCAGTCAGGCGCTGCCATGGACGGTGGGCCTGGTCGGCTTCGCGACCATCGTGTCCTTCCTGATCGGCACAGTGGGCGGCGCGGTCATCGGATGGCGGCGTGGGAGTCGGCTGGAAGCACTGATCCCTGTCACCACCTTCCTCAGCACGATCCCCTACTTCTGGCTGGGACTGCTCGCGATCGCCGTCTTCTCCGTCAACCTCGGTTGGTTCCCGATCGGCAAGGCGTACGGAGTCGGGATGGAGCCCGGCTGGAACTTCGAGTTCATCGGTCAGGTCGTCCACCACGGCACTCTTCCCGCAGTCACGATCGTCATCGCATCGCTCGGCGGGTGGATGCTGGGCATGCGCAACATGATGCTCACCGTCCTCGATGAGGACTACATCACCGTGGCGCAGGCGAAGGGCATGCCGAACCAGCGCGTGCTGTGGCGGTACGCCGCTCGTAACGCCGTGCTGCCCCAGATCCAGAGTTTCGCGCTCTCGATCGGGTTCATCGTCGGCGGCACGATCGTGATGGAGATGGTGTTCAGCTATCCCGGGGTGGGAAAGCTGCTGCTGGATGCCACCAATGCCAAGGACTATGCGCTGATGCAGGGCGTCTTCCTGGTCATCACCCTCTCGGTGCTGGTCGCGAACATCCTCGCGGATGTCGCCTACGCATTCCTCGATCCGCGCACGCGCCAGACGGAGGCCTGA
- a CDS encoding ABC transporter permease produces the protein MFRNRKSIAGLAILGFFVLVAIFADVLAPFSPTQIDNSARLQPPSAAHWLGTTHIGEDVLSQVIHGTRGVIVVGFLAALIATVIAITVGVIAGYLSGWKSEALSALTNVFLVIPGLPLIIIVASMFEDPPLVLIAAVLGLTGWAWGARVLRAQTMSLRNRDFVQAARANGEPLRRIITVEMLPNLMALIAASFVGTVTAAILGLTTLSYIGVIPVTTYNWGTILNWASAQGAFGQNQWWWYLPPGLCIAAIGVALSLINFGIDEYVNPRLRSAGERARAMKKKGLNVNDAVTAVRTTDVAVPAAENKK, from the coding sequence ATGTTCCGTAACCGCAAGTCGATCGCCGGCCTGGCGATCCTCGGGTTCTTCGTGCTGGTCGCGATCTTCGCCGACGTGCTGGCACCGTTCTCTCCGACGCAGATCGACAACTCCGCCCGGCTCCAGCCGCCGTCCGCAGCGCACTGGCTGGGCACGACGCACATCGGTGAAGACGTGCTGAGCCAGGTCATCCACGGCACGCGCGGCGTCATCGTCGTCGGATTTCTCGCGGCATTGATCGCGACGGTGATCGCCATCACGGTCGGCGTGATCGCCGGATACCTTTCCGGCTGGAAGAGCGAGGCGCTGTCGGCGTTGACCAATGTGTTCCTGGTGATCCCCGGTCTTCCGCTGATCATCATCGTGGCCTCGATGTTCGAGGATCCACCTCTGGTGCTGATCGCCGCAGTGCTGGGCCTCACAGGATGGGCCTGGGGTGCGCGCGTGCTGCGGGCCCAGACCATGTCACTGCGCAATCGCGACTTCGTGCAGGCCGCCCGTGCGAACGGCGAGCCGCTGCGCCGCATCATCACGGTGGAGATGCTGCCGAACCTGATGGCGCTGATCGCTGCGAGCTTCGTCGGCACGGTGACCGCCGCCATCCTCGGCCTCACGACACTCTCGTACATCGGCGTGATCCCGGTGACCACCTACAACTGGGGCACGATCCTGAACTGGGCATCCGCCCAGGGCGCGTTCGGGCAGAACCAGTGGTGGTGGTATCTGCCGCCGGGGTTGTGCATCGCCGCGATCGGCGTGGCTCTGTCGCTGATCAACTTCGGCATCGACGAGTACGTCAACCCGCGCCTGCGCTCCGCCGGCGAGCGGGCGCGCGCGATGAAGAAGAAGGGCCTGAACGTGAACGACGCGGTCACGGCCGTGCGCACCACCGACGTGGCCGTTCCGGCTGCAGAGAACAAGAAGTGA
- a CDS encoding exo-beta-d-1,3/1,6-glucosidase — MTSETLTLPYLNPDLAVSARVADLLDRMTLEEKVGQMLQLDARDDLDDHVLRRTVGSILHTSPERIVAARELTLRTRLQIPLLVGEDCIHGHSFWPGATIYPTQLGMAASWDASLLEKVARATAVEVAATGIHWTFSPVLCIARDLRWGRVNETFGEDPFLLGELASAMVRGYQGEGLEDPTAILATAKHFAGYSETQGGRDASEADISRRKLRSWFLPPFERVAREGCRSFMLGYQSMDGVPITLNDWLLSDVLRGEWGYTGTLITDWDNVGRMVWEQHVQPDITHAAAAAVSAGNDMIMNTPTFFEGALDAVAHGLLAPDAFDAAVERILTLKFELGLFENPRTPVDGLEQIIGSAEHAELNLEITRRSLVLLENDGTLPLRPAAPGGTLSPVAPGGAAATARVAVVGPLADDAQEQLGDWAGGSGQAGWLDGQPREMITTVLDGLREIAPWEIVHARGADILTLAPDPAGATWPDGQPRPPVVKPCAPDAVQIAEAVAAAEAADVVVAVVGDAQGLYGEGRSTATLELIGGQNALLDALVDTGTPVVVILLSSKPLVLPASVSNAAAVLWVANPGMQGGRAIAELLTGAIEPTGRLPISFARHAGQQPTYYNQIRGQHGDRYADLTQSPAWSFGEGLSYTTVSYSDLVLEEAALAASDTIVADVTVTNTGERPTIETMQVYVRDRVTSVSWADKELKAYRQVSLAPGESARVRIELPVEDCTIVDSAGDRVVEPGEFELLVGPSSRDEVLLTAGFTIT, encoded by the coding sequence ATGACCTCTGAGACACTGACGCTCCCGTACCTGAATCCCGACCTGGCCGTCTCGGCGCGCGTCGCCGACCTCCTCGATCGCATGACGCTCGAGGAGAAGGTCGGGCAGATGCTGCAGCTCGACGCTCGCGACGATCTCGATGATCATGTGCTGCGCCGGACGGTCGGGTCGATCCTGCACACCTCGCCCGAGCGGATCGTCGCTGCCCGTGAGCTGACGCTGCGCACGCGACTGCAGATCCCGCTGCTCGTCGGTGAGGACTGCATCCACGGTCACTCGTTCTGGCCGGGTGCGACCATCTACCCGACACAACTGGGAATGGCGGCATCGTGGGATGCCTCGCTGCTGGAGAAGGTCGCCCGCGCGACGGCCGTCGAGGTGGCGGCGACCGGAATCCACTGGACGTTCTCACCCGTACTCTGCATCGCCCGTGACCTGCGCTGGGGGCGCGTCAACGAGACGTTCGGCGAAGACCCGTTCCTGTTGGGCGAGCTCGCATCGGCCATGGTCCGCGGCTATCAGGGCGAGGGGCTCGAGGATCCGACGGCGATCCTCGCGACGGCGAAGCACTTCGCCGGATACTCCGAGACCCAGGGAGGCCGCGACGCCAGCGAAGCCGACATCTCGCGGCGGAAGCTGCGGTCGTGGTTCCTGCCGCCGTTCGAGCGCGTCGCCCGTGAGGGATGCCGTTCGTTCATGCTGGGCTACCAGAGCATGGACGGCGTGCCGATCACCCTCAACGACTGGCTGCTCAGCGACGTGCTGCGCGGCGAGTGGGGGTACACCGGCACACTCATCACCGACTGGGACAACGTCGGCCGGATGGTCTGGGAGCAGCACGTGCAGCCCGACATCACGCACGCTGCGGCCGCCGCGGTGAGCGCGGGCAACGACATGATCATGAACACGCCCACCTTCTTCGAGGGTGCTCTGGATGCCGTCGCGCACGGCCTGCTCGCACCGGATGCGTTCGATGCCGCGGTCGAGCGGATCCTCACACTGAAGTTCGAGCTCGGGCTGTTCGAGAACCCGCGCACACCGGTCGACGGTCTCGAGCAGATCATCGGCAGCGCGGAGCACGCTGAACTGAACCTCGAGATCACGCGGCGCTCGCTCGTGCTGCTGGAGAACGACGGCACGCTGCCGTTACGGCCGGCTGCGCCCGGTGGGACTCTTTCGCCGGTTGCGCCGGGAGGTGCCGCCGCGACCGCACGCGTCGCGGTCGTCGGGCCGCTTGCGGATGACGCGCAGGAGCAGCTCGGCGACTGGGCCGGTGGCTCAGGGCAGGCCGGCTGGCTGGACGGACAGCCGCGCGAGATGATCACGACGGTGCTCGACGGACTGCGCGAGATCGCCCCGTGGGAGATCGTGCACGCGCGAGGAGCCGATATCCTCACGCTCGCGCCCGATCCCGCCGGCGCGACGTGGCCAGATGGTCAGCCGCGTCCGCCAGTAGTGAAGCCGTGCGCCCCGGATGCCGTGCAGATCGCGGAAGCCGTCGCTGCAGCGGAGGCGGCGGATGTCGTCGTAGCTGTCGTCGGCGACGCACAGGGACTGTACGGCGAGGGTCGCTCGACCGCGACGCTCGAGCTGATCGGCGGCCAGAACGCGTTGCTCGACGCCCTCGTCGACACAGGCACGCCCGTGGTCGTCATACTGCTGTCATCGAAGCCGCTGGTGCTGCCGGCATCTGTCTCGAATGCCGCTGCCGTGCTGTGGGTTGCGAATCCCGGCATGCAGGGCGGCCGTGCGATCGCCGAACTGCTGACGGGTGCGATCGAGCCGACCGGACGTCTGCCGATCTCGTTCGCGCGGCATGCCGGTCAGCAGCCGACGTACTACAACCAGATCCGCGGCCAGCACGGCGATCGCTACGCCGACCTCACGCAGTCGCCCGCGTGGTCGTTCGGCGAGGGGCTGTCGTACACGACCGTCTCCTACTCGGACCTCGTTCTCGAGGAGGCGGCGCTCGCGGCATCCGACACCATCGTCGCCGACGTGACGGTGACGAACACGGGCGAGCGCCCGACCATCGAGACCATGCAGGTGTACGTGCGGGATCGGGTGACCAGCGTCAGCTGGGCGGACAAG